The Marinihelvus fidelis genomic interval CGGCGGCGGACCCGGCTTGGTACCGCACCGGGCCAACCTCGCCCGCTACCGCGTAACCGACGGTGCCCGGCGCGCCGCCGAAGCGCTGTTCGAGCGCAATTCGGATTTCCGCGAATGAAGGCGCGTCGGGAACGGCACCGTTTTCGTCGGCCGGCAGCGCCAGCAGGTGGCCCCACACTGACGCCGCAAATTGCGGCGCCCTGGAGTTCCGGTACGACGCGCTGATGCCCACGTGGCACTGGTACACGGCGCGGGTCATGGCGACGTACAGCAGGCGCATGTCCTCGGCCAGGCGCTCGCGCTCCAGGTGCCGGGTCACTTTCGTCGTGTCACCACCGAACTCGACCACCGATTGCCAGTGGTCACCGCGGTCTTCGCGATAAAGCGGCGGACCCTTGTCCAGGCTGGTGTTCCAGGGCATGAAGAAAAACGGCAGGAACACCACCGGGTACTCCAGGCCTTTGGCGACATGAATGGTGACGATCTTGACCAGGTCCTCGTCGCTCTCCAGACGCACACGGCGGACATCCTCGTCCAGGTGACTGTCATCACGCAGGCAGTCGGCGTACCAGTCCACCAGCTGCTCCGGCGTGGCGCAGTCCAGGTCACGCTGCTGCAGCAGGTCGCCCAGGTGTCGCAGGTCGGTGAACAGGCGGTCGCTGTCTTCGCGCCGGGCAATCGCGGGCAGGAGCCTGCGTGCCGGCTGCGAAAGCAACTGGTTGATCGCGGCCAGCACCCCGTGGCGAAGCCAGGTCTCACGGTAGCCGCCGAACTCGGCGATGACCGCCTCCAGGGCATCGTCATCGATTTCTATGTTTGCGAGCTCGTCAAAACCGTAACCAAACCCGCGCATCAGCGGCGTGGCCAGCGCCGACTTCAGGCGCCGGCGATCGGTGCACTGGTCCATGGCCATCAGCACCAGCAGCAGGTCTTCGCTCACCTCCGAGTCACTGAAGACGCTGTCGCGCTGGCTGGCGAACACGCTGCGCAGGCCGATGTCCGGCTGCGCCAACGCCTGGCGAATATCGCGGGCTTCGTGAGCGCTGCGCACCAGCACCGCGATATCACCGGGTGTCAGGGGCTGCTCTTCGCCGTCGGCGCCGACCGTTTTCGCGCCGTGAACCGGATCCAGCAGCGCGGAAATTCGGGCCGCGGTGTCACGGGCATAAAGCCGCTTCAGCGGGTCGCCGTTCAGCTCCGCTTTTTCCGGCCGTTCAGCCGGGTGGCCGATAAACACCAGCGCCTCGTCGCCCATCGGGCTTTCGCCACCCAGGCGGTAGTCGCGTATCCGCCCGGGTGCCGCCTCCTCGCAGGACCGCACCGCCGTGAACGGCATGCCTTTGAAGACAAACGACAGCGCATCGTCATCGCCGGCGGGTGGCTCCGCGAACAAGGCGTTAACGGCTTGCACCAGCAGCGCTCGGCTGCGCCAGTTGGTGTCGAGGTCATAGATGCCCTGGTTCTTGTCACCCCCGGCACATGCGGAAGCGACCTGGCCGCGCACATCCAGGTAGGCAAAAATATCGGCGCCACGGAACCCGTAAATGGATTGCTTGGGGTCGCCGATCATGAACAGCCCCGCGCCCGGCGCCCTGGCCGCCGGGGTATCGTAAATGCGCTTGAACATACGGAACTGTTCCGGATCGGTGTCCTGGAACTCGTCCACCAGGCACACCGGGTACGCCTGCGCGATGGCGGCCTGCAGCGCCGGCCGGGTGTCATCGCGATCAAGGCGCTGGTTGATCAGGGTGATGACCTCGTCCAGGGACATGTCGCGCAGGTCAAGCCCCGCGCGGGCCTGCACCAGCGTCCGGTAAACCGCCGCGCGGGCCAGGTGAGCGACCTCTTGCCGCGCGTCCGGAAGACCAAACAGGTGGTCACGAACACGTACCAGCAACTCCACCGGACCAGTCGTGCCAGGCGGCACCTGGAGTTCGGCCAGGTCCTTGAAGTAGTCGGACGCACCCGCCCCGGCCACCGCATCGACAGGCAGGGCCAGGTTCTTTTCAATGTATTTGATGATGTTGGTGACCCGCCCAGCGGCCACCGGTGAGTCTTCAAGCTCGCCCAGGGCTTCCACCAGCACGGCCTTCGTCGCCGCCCGGTCCGACGCACCGTCCTGCAATGGAAACGCCTGCGACCACTCATCCGCCAGGTCCTGGTGCGCCTGGCATAAAGCGGTCTGTGCCTGCACCACCGCATCCATGACTTCCCAGGCATCACCGGGCGGCAACGCGGGACGAACCTCGGCCGAGTCGCCCTTCACCCTGTTCCAGTACTTGCGAAAATCTTCCAGCTGCGGCCGGCCCAGCAAGGCGTAGACCAGGCCGGGCGCGCCCGTG includes:
- a CDS encoding UvrD-helicase domain-containing protein; its protein translation is MSESNVEHFDSAGFPLSGRRLVEASAGTGKTYSIAHLVLRLVLGVGEGLDFSTPRRIEEILVVTFTRAAAGELRGRIRALVEKAWRDLRAGHSDDPRISALIDDDPERMKAMLFRLQRALVNMDEAGISTIHSFAVKAAASFLFETGAIDDVQLSHTGGERSERIVTDLFRRLAASTGAPGLVYALLGRPQLEDFRKYWNRVKGDSAEVRPALPPGDAWEVMDAVVQAQTALCQAHQDLADEWSQAFPLQDGASDRAATKAVLVEALGELEDSPVAAGRVTNIIKYIEKNLALPVDAVAGAGASDYFKDLAELQVPPGTTGPVELLVRVRDHLFGLPDARQEVAHLARAAVYRTLVQARAGLDLRDMSLDEVITLINQRLDRDDTRPALQAAIAQAYPVCLVDEFQDTDPEQFRMFKRIYDTPAARAPGAGLFMIGDPKQSIYGFRGADIFAYLDVRGQVASACAGGDKNQGIYDLDTNWRSRALLVQAVNALFAEPPAGDDDALSFVFKGMPFTAVRSCEEAAPGRIRDYRLGGESPMGDEALVFIGHPAERPEKAELNGDPLKRLYARDTAARISALLDPVHGAKTVGADGEEQPLTPGDIAVLVRSAHEARDIRQALAQPDIGLRSVFASQRDSVFSDSEVSEDLLLVLMAMDQCTDRRRLKSALATPLMRGFGYGFDELANIEIDDDALEAVIAEFGGYRETWLRHGVLAAINQLLSQPARRLLPAIARREDSDRLFTDLRHLGDLLQQRDLDCATPEQLVDWYADCLRDDSHLDEDVRRVRLESDEDLVKIVTIHVAKGLEYPVVFLPFFFMPWNTSLDKGPPLYREDRGDHWQSVVEFGGDTTKVTRHLERERLAEDMRLLYVAMTRAVYQCHVGISASYRNSRAPQFAASVWGHLLALPADENGAVPDAPSFAEIRIALEQRFGGAPGTVGYAVAGEVGPVRYQAGSAAAQALVPALPAVQLPQSHWRITSYTGLVRGEAPRLGVKDDDDGNAPAVEVAVVEDDSGWADNIRFALPGSANTGSCLHDILETYALTRAPAGTGEPAAVDLGEIARQWVTRYGLETPGLDDTALAQAVTTWMNDCLHHPFEGTCLDTLFAAGCAIPEMRFDFAIGGDGITDFDAINAALAAAGQAPVHRYGPISGLMTGAIDLTFVHDGRIYVVDYKSNTLGRAPRFYDHAGMGASIAEHRYDLQYMIYAVAAHRHFRRRLGERYGFDDGEFRFGGVYYLFLRGMGLADYPDHGAWFTRPSLESVERLDRALAGDHHE